A window from Deinococcota bacterium encodes these proteins:
- a CDS encoding sulfurtransferase TusA family protein codes for MTTVQTLDVRGEICPYPLFETKKAIEVLHSGVRLKVLIDYPLALDNITRWAKAAGHKVVSVEEVGASEWEILLECA; via the coding sequence ATGACCACAGTGCAGACCTTGGACGTCCGGGGCGAAATCTGCCCCTACCCCCTCTTCGAGACCAAGAAAGCCATTGAAGTTCTGCATTCCGGCGTTAGGCTCAAGGTCTTGATCGACTACCCTTTGGCGCTCGACAACATCACGCGCTGGGCCAAAGCGGCAGGACACAAGGTCGTTAGTGTCGAGGAGGTCGGCGCGTCGGAGTGGGAGATCCTGCTCGAGTGCGCCTGA